Proteins found in one Oncorhynchus mykiss isolate Arlee chromosome 17, USDA_OmykA_1.1, whole genome shotgun sequence genomic segment:
- the LOC110493551 gene encoding myosin-9 isoform X1, whose translation MSEADKFLYRDSGKVANPLDQADWATKKLVWIPSETLGFVAGSVKEEKGEECLVELADTGKKVTVNKDDIQKMNPPKFSKVEDMAELTCLNEASVLHNLKDRYYSGLIYTYSGLFCVVINPYKYLPIYSENIIEMYKGKKRHEMPPHIYAITDNAYRSMMQDREDQSILCTGESGAGKTENTKKVIQYLAHVASSFKSKKDQGAALAHGELEKQLLQANPILEAFGNGKTVKNDNSSRFGKFIRINFDVNGYIVGANIETYLLEKSRAIRQAKDERAFHIFYYMLTGAGDKMRSELCLEDYKNYRFLTHGNVTIPGQQDRDLFVETMDAFNIMSIPEEERIGLLKTVSAVLQLGNMSFKKERNSDQASMPDDTAAQKVCHLLGMNVTDFTRAILSPRIKVGRDYVQKAQTQEQAEFAVEALAKASYERMFRWLVMRINKALDKTKRQGASFIGILDIAGFEIFELNSFEQLCINYTNEKLQQLFNHTMFVLEQEEYQREGIEWSFIDFGLDLQPCIDLIEKHASPPGVLALLDEECWFPKATDKSFVEKVVQEQGNNPKFQKPKKLKDSADFCIIHYAGKVDYKADEWLMKNMDPLNDNVATLLNQSTDKFVSELWRDVDRIVGLDKVAGMSDGGMHGATKIRKGMFRTVGQLYKEQLSNLMTTLRNTNPNFVRCIIPNHEKKAGKLEPHLVLEQLRCNGVLEGIRICRQGFPNRIVFQEFRQRYEILTPNAIPKGFMDGKQACVLMIKALELDSNLFRIGQSKVFFRAGVLAHLEEERDIKITDIIISFQSWCRGYVARKAFTKRQQQLTAMKVIQRNCAAYLKLRNWQWWRLFTKVKPLLQVTRQEEEMQAREDELEKTKERQQQAEEQLQEFEAKQQQLNAEKLALQEQLQAETELCAEAEEMRSKLATRKQELEEILHDLESRVEEEEERVTQLQTERKKMQTNITDLEQQLDEEEAARQKLQLEKMTTDAKLKKIEENVMVLDDQNNKLNKEKKLLEERISEFTTNLTEEEEKSKSLQKLKNKHEAMITDLEDRLRKEEKSRQELEKNRRKLEGDSTELNDQMADLHAQIAELRAQLAKKEEELMAALARIEEEAAAKNTAQKKIRELEAQLSELQEDLELERAARAKAEKHRRDLGEELEALKTELEDTLDSTATQQELRTKRETEVTQLKKVLEDEAKVHEQQVADMRHKHNQAFDELNEQLEQAKRNKASVEKAKQAMESEHNELAIELKTLTQGKSESEQRRKKAETQVQELQIKHSESERQRKELAEKVAKMQSELDNVNSVLSVVESKSIKATKDCSTVESQLQDVQALLQEETRQKLSFSTRLRQMEDDQNNLRETLEEEEQGKKNTEKQLHTLQAQLTEMKKKMELETQSLEGAEENKKRMQRELEGVVQQLEEKASAYDKLDKTKTRLQQELDDMMVDQDNLRQTVSNLEKKQKKFDQMLTEEKSISSRNAEERDRAEAEAREKETRALTLTRELETIKDLKDELDRANKVLKAEMDDLVSSKDDVGKSVHELEKAKRAMDQQLEEMRVQLEELEDELQATEDAKLRLEVNMQAMKAQSDRDLQARDEQGEERRKQLVKQVREMETELEDERRQKALATAAKKKLEADLGELEAGISMANKGRDEALKQLKKLQALLKDQMRELEDLRLSRDEALNMAKENEKKVKAMEADTIHLQEELASAERVKKQAQTERDELQDELNSHNAKNSLTVDEKRRLEVRIAKLEEELEEEQLNTEMVNDRLRRTTLQTDQLTIELTAERSTAQRLEGTRAQLDRQNKELKLKLQELEETVKSRYKASIAALEAKILQLEEQLDLEFKERQHSSRLVRRTEKKLKEVLLQVEDERRNTEQYKAEADKANNRTRQLKRQLEEAEEEVTRANANRRKLQRELDDATESQDAVTREVSTLKSKLRRGDLPLNMRRVMNRTGMGDSDEEMDLTSDASKPIPE comes from the exons ATGTCGGAAGCGGACAAGTTCCTCTACAGAGATAGTGGGAAGGTCGCCAACCCCCTAGACCAGGCCGACTGGGCCACCAAGAAGCTCGTATGGATCCCTTCGGAGACGCTGGGGTTTGTGGCTGGCTCCGTcaaggaagagaagggagaggagtgtCTGGTGGAGCTAGCCGACACAGGCAAGAAGGTGACTGTGAACAAGGACGATATCCAGAAGATGAACCCTCCCAAGTTCAGTAAGGTGGAGGACATGGCTGAGCTCACGTGTTTGAACGAGGCTTCAGTGCTGCACAACCTCAAGGACCGCTACTACTCTGGCCTCATCTAT ACCTACTCTGGCCTCTTCTGTGTGGTGATCAACCCCTACAAGTACCTTCCCATCTACTCCGAGAACATCATAGAGATGTACAAGGGGAAGAAGAGACACGAGATGCCCCCTCACATCTACGCCATCACAGACAACGCTTACAGGAGTATGATGCAGG ATCGTGAAGATCAGTCCATCCTCTGCAC AGGAGAATCGGGAGCTGGAAAGACCGAGAACACCAAGAAAGTGATCCAGTATTTGGCACACGTTGCCTCTTCCTTTAAGTCAAAGAAAGACCAG GGTGCAGCGTTAGCACAT GGGGAGCTAGAGAAACAACTTCTGCAGGCTAACCCCATCCTAGAGGCCTTCGGAAACGGCAAGACGGTCAAGAATGACAACTCCTCCAGATTC gggAAGTTTATCCGGATCAACTTTGACGTCAATGGATATATTGTGGGAGCCAACATTGAAACTT ATCTGCTGGAGAAGTCCAGAGCCATCCGGCAGGCTAAGGATGAACGAGCCTTCCACATCTTCTATTATATGCTCACAGGAGCTGGGGACAAAATGCGCT CTGAGCTGTGTCTGGAGGACTACAAGAACTACCGGTTCCTGACCCACGGGAACGTGACCATCCCTGGTCAGCAGGACCGTGACCTGTTTGTAGAGACCATGGACGCCTTCAACATCATGAGCATCCCAGAGGAGGAGCGTATAG GTCTTCTGAAAACTGTGTCCGCCGTTCTCCAGCTGGGTAACATGAGCTTCAAGAAGGAGCGCAACTCTGACCAGGCCTCCATGCCTGATGACACAG cggCCCAGAAAGTGTGCCACCTGCTGGGCATGAACGTGACCGACTTCACCCGGGCCATCCTGTCCCCCAGGATCAAGGTGGGCAGGGACTACGTTCAGAAGGCCCAGACCCAGGAGCAGGCTGAGTTTGCGGTGGAGGCCCTGGCCAAGGCCTCCTATGAGAGGATGTTCCGCTGGCTGGTGATGAGGATCAACAAGGCCCTGGACAAGACCAAGAGACAGGGAGCTTCCTTCATCGGCATCTTGGACATAGCTGGCTTTGAGATCTTTGAG CTGAACTCGTTTGAGCAGCTGTGCATCAACTACACCAATGAGAAGCTGCAGCAGCTGTTCAACCACACCATGTTCGTCCTGGAGCAGGAGGAGTACCAGAGGGAGGGCATCGAGTGGAGCTTCATCGACTTCGGCCTGGACCTGCAGCCCTGCATCGACCTCATCGAGAAGCAT gccagtcCTCCTGGTGTGCTGGCGCTGCTGGATGAGGAGTGCTGGTTCCCCAAGGCCACGGACAAGAGCTTTGTGGAGAAGGTGGTTCAGGAGCAGGGCAACAACCCCAAGTTCCAGAAGCCCAAGAAACTCAAGGACTCTGCCGACTTCTGCATCATCCACTACGCTGGAAAG GTGGACTACAAGGCAGATGAGTGGCTGATGAAGAACATGGACCCTTTGAATGACAACGTGGCCACGCTGCTCAACCAGTCCACTGACAAGTTTGTGTCGGAGCTTTGGAGAGACG tGGACCGTATTGTGGGCCTGGACAAAGTTGCTGGGATGTCTGATGGGGGGATGCATGGGGCCACAAAGATCCGAAAGGGCATGTTCCGCACCGTGGGCCAGCTCTACAAGGAGCAGCTGTCCAACCTCATGACCACTCTCAGGAACACCAACCCCAACTTCGTCCGCTGCATCATCCCCAACCACGAGAAGAAG GCTGGTAAGCTGGAGCCCCACCTGGTTCTTGAACAGCTGAGGTGTAATGGAGTTCTGGAGGGTATCCGTATCTGCAGACAAGGCTTCCCCAACCGCATCGTCTTccaggagttcagacagag ATATGAGATCCTCACTCCCAACGCCATTCCCAAGGGATTCATGGACGGCAAACAAGCCTGTGTGCTCATG ATCAAGGCCCTGGAGCTGGATTCCAACCTGTTCCGGATTGGCCAGAGTAAGGTGTTTTTCCGGGCCGGTGTCTTGGCccacctggaggaggagagggatattAAGATCACCGACATCATCATCAGCTTCCAGTCCTGGTGTCGTGGATACGTGGCCCGCAA AGCCTTCACAAAGAGACAGCAGCAGCTGACTGCTATGAAGGTGATCCAGAGGAACTGTGCTGCTTACCTCAAACTCAGGAACTGGCAGTGGTGGAGGCTCTTCACCAAG GTGAAGCCTCTGCTGCAGGTGACCAGGCAGGAGGAGGAGATGCAGGCTAGGGAGGATGAGCTGGAGAAGACCAAGGAGAGGCAGCAGCAAGCTGAGGAGCAGCTGCAGGAGTTTGAAGCCAAGCAGCAACAG CTGAATGCAGAGAAGCTAGCCCTGCAGGAGCAGCTGCAGGCGGAGACGGAGCTGTGTGCCGAGGCGGAGGAGATGCGCTCCAAGTTGGCCACCAGGAAGCAGGAGCTGGAGGAGATCCTCCATGACCTGGAGTCcagagtggaggaggaagaggagagggtcaCCCAGCTACAGACCGAGCGGAAGAAGATGCAGACCAACATCACG GACCTGGAGCAGCAGCTGGATGAGGAGGAGGCAGCCAGGCAGAAGCTGCAGCTGGAGAAGATGACCACAGATGCCAAGCTGAAGAAGATAGAGGAGAATGTCATGGTGCTGGATGACCAGAATAACAAACTCAATAAG GAGAAGAAGCTGTTGGAGGAACGTATCTCAGAGTTCACCACCAACctgactgaggaggaggagaagtccAAGAGCCTGCAGAAACTCAAGAACAAGCACGAGGCCATGATCACTGACCTGGAGG ACCGtctgaggaaggaggagaagagtcGTCAGGAGCTGGAAAAGAACCGCAGGAAGCTCGAGGGGGACTCCACGGAGCTGAATGACCAGATGGCTGACCTGCACGCCCAGATAGCTGAGCTCCGAGCCCAGCTGGCCAAGAAGGAGGAGGAGCTAATGGCTGCGCTGGCCAG GATAGAGGAGGAGGCTGCGGCCAAGAACACAGCCCAGAAGAAGATCCGGGAGCTGGAGGCCCAGCTTTCTGAGCTGCAGGAGGACCTGGAACTGGAGAGGGCTGCGAGGGCCAAGGCTGAAAAACACCGCAGGGACCTGGGAGAGGAGCTGGAGGCTCTGAAGACTGAGCTGGAGGACACACTGGACTCCACTGCAACACAACAAGAGCTCAG AACCAAGCGTGAGACTGAGGTGACCCAGCTAAAGAAGGTTTTGGAGGACGAGGCCAAAGTGCACGAGCAGCAGGTGGCGGACATGAGGCACAAACACAACCAGGCCTTTGATGAGCTCAACGAACAACTGGAGCAGGCCAAGAGG AACAAGGCATCAGTGGAGAAAGCAAAGCAGGCTATGGAAAGCGAACATAATGAGCTGGCCATCGAGCTGAAGACCCTGACCCAGGGGAAGAGCGAGTCAGAGCAGCGCAGGAAGAAGGCTGAGACCCAGGTCCAGGAACTGCAGATCAAACACTCTGAGAGCGAGAGGCAAAGGAAGGAGCTGGCCGAGAAGGTGGCCAAGATGCAG TCTGAGCTGGACAACGTCAACAGCGTGTTGAGTGTGGTTGAGAGCAAGTCCATCAAGGCAACTAAAGACTGTTCCACTGTGGAGTCTCAACTGCAGGATGTACAG GCGCTCCTCCAGGAGGAAACTCGTCAGAAGCTCTCCTTCTCCACTCGTCTGCGTCAGATGGAGGATGACCAGAACAACCTGAGGGAGACgctggaggaagaggagcagggcAAGAAGAACACGGAGAAGCAGCTCCACACCCTCCAAGCTCAG CTGACGgagatgaagaagaagatggagcTGGAGACCCAGTCCCTGGAGGGGGCAGAGGAGAACAAGAAACGTATGCAGCGGGAGCTGGAGGGCGTGGTCCAACAGCTGGAGGAGAAGGCATCGGCCTATGACAAGCTGGACAAGACCAAGACCCGTCTGCAGCAGGAGCTGGATGACATGATGGTGGACCAGGACAACCTCAGGCAGACTGTGTCCAACCtggagaagaagcagaagaagttTGACCAG ATGCTGACTGAGGAGAAGAGCATCTCCAGCCGGAATGCTGAGGAGAGGGACCGGGCTGAGGCAGAGGCCAGGGAGAAGGAAACGCGGGCCCTGACTCTGACCCGCGAGCTGGAGACCATTAAGGACCTGAAGGATGAACTGGACCGAGCCAACAAGGTCCTCAAGGCAGAGATGGATGACCTGGTCTCATCGAAGGACGACGTTGGTAAAAGT GTCCACGAGCTGGAGAAAGCGAAGCGTGCCATGGATCAACAGCTGGAGGAGATGCGCGTGcagctggaggagctggaggacgAGCTGCAGGCCACGGAGGACGCCAAGCTGCGTCTGGAGGTCAACATGCAGGCCATGAAAGCCCAGTCCGACAGGGACCTGCAGGCCAGAGACGagcagggtgaagagaggaggaagCAGCTGGTCAAACAG GTGCGTGAGATGGAGACCGAGCTGGAGGATGAGCGCCGGCAGAAAGCCCTGGCCACGGCTGCTAAGAAGAAGCTGGAGGCAGACCTGGGAGAGCTGGAGGCAGGCATCAGCATGGCCAACAAGGGCCGTGACGAGGCCCTCAAACAGCTGAAGAAACTGCAG GCCCTGTTGAAAGATCAgatgagggagctggaggatctGCGTCTGTCCAGGGACGAGGCCCTCAACATGGCCAAGGAGAACGAAAAGAAGGTCAAGGCAATGGAGGCTGACACCATCCATCTCCAGGAG GAGTTGGCGTCTGCTGAGCGAGTCAAGAAACAGGCCCAGACAGAGCGGGATGAACTGCAGGATGAGCTCAACAGCCACAACGCTAAGAA TTCCCTGACGGTggatgagaagaggaggctgGAGGTTCGTATCGCTAAGCTAGAGGAGGAATTGGAGGAGGAGCAGTTGAACACAGAGATGGTCAACGACCGCTTGAGGAGAACCACACTGCAG ACTGACCAGCTGACCATTGAGCTGACGGCGGAGCGCAGTACCGCCCAGCGCCTGGAGGGGACCCGGGCCCAGCTGGACCGGCAGAACAAGGAGCTGAAGCTCAAGCTGCAGGAGCTGGAGGAGACTGTGAAGTCCAGATACAAGGCCTCTATCGCTGCCCTGGAGGCCAAGATACTGCAGCTGGAGGAGCAACTGGACTTGGAGTTCAA GGAGCGTCAGCATTCGTCCAGGCTGGTCAGGCGCACGGAGAAGAAGCTGAAGGAGGTGCTGCTGCAGGTGGAGGACGAGAGACGCAACACCGAGCAGTACAAAGCAGAG GCGGACAAGGCGAACAACCGCACACGTCAGCTAAAGCGTCAgctggaggaggcagaggaggaagtGACACGGGCCAACGCCAACCGCAGGAAGCTGCAGAGGGAGCTTGACGATGCCACTGAGTCGCAAGACGCCGTGACCCGAGAGGTCAGCACCCTGAAGAGCAAGCTCAG GCGCGGGGACTTGCCTTTAAACATGCGCCGTGTCATGAATCGCACAGGCATGGGGGACAGTGATGAGGAGATGGATCTGACCAGCGACGCGTCCAAGCCTATACCTGAGTGA